A window of Gasterosteus aculeatus chromosome 9, fGasAcu3.hap1.1, whole genome shotgun sequence contains these coding sequences:
- the LOC144382993 gene encoding N-acetylaspartate synthetase-like isoform X1 yields the protein MFLPSLGPQQPVTATSPTKSQFDMEEKIQQKDVQKYFRGQKAENGLQNLVVREFEPADKQEVQQLFHDGMMEMVADTAFRGLRHHPESLLLYAAMTVLCFVITVCWWVIVLLPLILLYGRYFYSRRMIHRYLEQASSRDMGDIQGFYMKSNSRLWVAVLRGKVVGIVAAVGQQKPGGAVELRWMSVDRSCRRCGIGLALGRKVVEFAVAHKYRSVVLGTTSYTSPAHQLYRRLGFRLVGFTDGYVTPGVRRGLPEGIFYRVRHHHYKLDVQR from the exons ATGTTTCTTCCATCTCTTGGACCTCAGCAACCAGTGACTGCAACCTCTCCAACCAAATCACAGTTTGATATGGAGGAAAAAATACAGCAAAAGGATGTCCAAAAGTATTTCAGGGggcaaaaagctgaaaatggACTTCAAAATCTAGTTGTGCGTGAGTTTGAGCCGGCGGATAAACAGGAAGTGCAGCAACTTTTTCACGATGGGATGATGGAAATGGTGGCCGACACTGCTTTCAGAGGATTGAGACACCACCCAGAGAGCCTCCTGCTGTATGCAGCGATGACCG TTCTATGTTTTGTCATCACCGTGTGTTGGTGGGTGATTGTACTCCTTCCTCTCATTTTACTGTATGGGCGCTACTTCTACAGCAGACGCATGATCCATCGTTACctggagcaggccagcagcagaGACATGGGAGACATCCAAGGGTTCTACATGAAATCAA ATTCCCGTCTGTGGGTGGCCGTGCTGCGGGGCAAAGTGGTGGGCATCGTTGCAGCGGTCGGCCAGCAGAAGCCGGGAGGCGCTGTTGAGCTGCGGTGGATGTCCGTCGACCGGAGCTGTCGGCGGTGTGGAATCGGCCTGGCGCTGGGACGAAAGGTCGTGGAGTTCGCTGTCGCTCACAAATATCGCTCCGTTGTCCTCGGAACCACGTCGTACACGTCCCCGGCCCACCAACTCTACCGGCGTCTGGGCTTCCGCTTGGTGGGGTTCACTGACGGGTACGTCACTCCCGGGGTGAGGCGTGGCCTCCCGGAAGGGATCTTCTATCGGGTCCGTCATCATCACTACAAACTCGATGTGCAAAGGTGA
- the LOC144382993 gene encoding N-acetylaspartate synthetase-like isoform X2, with the protein MFLPSLGPQQPVTATSPTKSQFDMEEKIQQKDVQKYFRGQKAENGLQNLVVREFEPADKQEVQQLFHDGMMEMVADTAFRGLRHHPESLLLYAAMTDSRLWVAVLRGKVVGIVAAVGQQKPGGAVELRWMSVDRSCRRCGIGLALGRKVVEFAVAHKYRSVVLGTTSYTSPAHQLYRRLGFRLVGFTDGYVTPGVRRGLPEGIFYRVRHHHYKLDVQR; encoded by the exons ATGTTTCTTCCATCTCTTGGACCTCAGCAACCAGTGACTGCAACCTCTCCAACCAAATCACAGTTTGATATGGAGGAAAAAATACAGCAAAAGGATGTCCAAAAGTATTTCAGGGggcaaaaagctgaaaatggACTTCAAAATCTAGTTGTGCGTGAGTTTGAGCCGGCGGATAAACAGGAAGTGCAGCAACTTTTTCACGATGGGATGATGGAAATGGTGGCCGACACTGCTTTCAGAGGATTGAGACACCACCCAGAGAGCCTCCTGCTGTATGCAGCGATGACCG ATTCCCGTCTGTGGGTGGCCGTGCTGCGGGGCAAAGTGGTGGGCATCGTTGCAGCGGTCGGCCAGCAGAAGCCGGGAGGCGCTGTTGAGCTGCGGTGGATGTCCGTCGACCGGAGCTGTCGGCGGTGTGGAATCGGCCTGGCGCTGGGACGAAAGGTCGTGGAGTTCGCTGTCGCTCACAAATATCGCTCCGTTGTCCTCGGAACCACGTCGTACACGTCCCCGGCCCACCAACTCTACCGGCGTCTGGGCTTCCGCTTGGTGGGGTTCACTGACGGGTACGTCACTCCCGGGGTGAGGCGTGGCCTCCCGGAAGGGATCTTCTATCGGGTCCGTCATCATCACTACAAACTCGATGTGCAAAGGTGA
- the LOC120825480 gene encoding uncharacterized protein LOC120825480 isoform X1 — protein sequence MSVEYRSSTVTNMDTDNSKVGYCQLLGDGSKFRYSVHALRNSPFRAATVGLGLLCVLLLAGVIGQSVHCEPFSLFSLSNSLMFDVDVIVKSLIYRYLPSPTDQNVKQDHQNNLKSASDEKEKLQENLKMLQKEKKTLETSRDDYEQKNTFLTKKRDLIQTNNNLLKEETNKLKTSQSQLQASNAAFSKEIEELKASKNQSETKINDLSAAKAYLQKQYDSAIKLKNEALTSHDSLTKERNNLQNQLNNVTRLKDRLHLSYSNLVQKVEHLQDRYNFSNGEKEKIESHHQNLTISKDTLQASYDLLVKATDELRASHTSLVQEKNDLEISCKNIRAERDLLEVKNHNLTIDMGAIQVDVDKLKKITPARKCSSGWTGFQYSCYFTSSGKSNWTAAREYCQNKGADLAIVKSQDEMLFVNGLYSNEKEVWIGLTDGGVEGEWKWVDGTPLTTTFWGKDQPNSFDGRNQDCVEFWHRTDGRGTWNDENCNIKQQFICEK from the exons ATGAGTGTTGAGTACCGCTCTTCTACCGTGACAAACATGGACACTGATAACAGTAAAGTTGGCTATTGCCAACTTTTAGGAGATGGCAGCAAGTTCCGGTATTCAG TTCATGCATTAAGAAACAGCCCCTTCAGGGCCGCTACAGTTGGTCTTGGGCTGCTGTGTGTTCTCCTGTTGGCTGGGGTCATAGGTCAGAGTGTCCACTGTGAGCCTTTCTCTTTATTCTCACTGTCAAATAGCCTGATGTTTGATGTTGATGTCATTGTAAAATCCCTGATTTACCGATATCTCCCATCTCCCACAGATCAAAATGTAAAGCAAGACCATCAAAACAACCTAAAATCTGCGAGTGACGAGAAAGAGAAACTACAGGAGAACTTAAAGATgctgcaaaaggaaaaaaaaacacttgagacGAGCCGTGATGACTACgagcaaaaaaacactttcttgACAAAAAAGAGAGACCTGATACAGACCAACAACAATTTACTGaaggaggaaacaaacaaacttaaAACTAGCCAAAGCCAGTTGCAGGCCAGTAACGCCGCTTTCAGCAAAGAGATAGAAGAGCTGAAAGCCAGTAAAAACCAGTCAGAGACTAAAATCAATGACTTGTCTGCTGCCAAAGCCTATTTACAAAAGCAATATGATTCAGCAATCAAACTCAAAAATGAAGCATTGACCAGCCATGACTCACTGACCAAAGAAAGGAACAATTTACAGAACCAATTAAATAATGTAACCAGATTAAAAGACCGCCTGCACTTGAGTTACAGTAACTTGGTTCAGAAGGTGGAGCATTTGCAGGACAGATACAACTTCTCTAACGGTGAAAAGGAGAAGATAGAAAGCCATCACCAAAACCTGACCATATCAAAAGACACTCTGCAGGCCTCTTACGACCTGCTGGTGAAAGCCACCGATGAGCTGCGTGCTTCTCACACCTCCTTGGTTCAGGAAAAAAATGATCTGGAGATCAGTTGCAAAAATATACGAGCGGAAAGAGACCTGTTGGAGGTGAAAAATCACAACCTGACTATTGACATGGGCGCGATACAGGTGGATGTTGACAAACTGAAGAAAATCACCCCAG CGAGGAAGTGCTCCAGTGGCTGGACAGGCTTTCAGTACAGCTGCTACTTCACCTCTTCTGGCAAAAGCAACTGGACCGCGGCCAGAGAATACTGTCAAAACAAAGGCGCCGACCTGGCTATCGTAAAAAGTCAAGACGAAATG CTCTTCGTCAACGGCttgtattcaaatgaaaaagaggTCTGGATTGGATTAACTGATGGAGGAGTAGAGGGAGAGTGGAAATGGGTAGATGGAACACCATTGACCACCAC GTTCTGGGGCAAAGATCAGCCCAACAGCTTTGACGGGAGGAACCAGGACTGTGTGGAATTCTGGCACAGAACGGATGGGAGGGGCACCTGGAATGATGAGAATTGTAACATAAAACAACAGTTCATCTGTGAGAAGTAG
- the LOC120825480 gene encoding uncharacterized protein LOC120825480 isoform X2, which produces MSVEYRSSTVTNMDTDNSKVGYCQLLGDGSKFRYSVHALRNSPFRAATVGLGLLCVLLLAGVIGQSVHYQNVKQDHQNNLKSASDEKEKLQENLKMLQKEKKTLETSRDDYEQKNTFLTKKRDLIQTNNNLLKEETNKLKTSQSQLQASNAAFSKEIEELKASKNQSETKINDLSAAKAYLQKQYDSAIKLKNEALTSHDSLTKERNNLQNQLNNVTRLKDRLHLSYSNLVQKVEHLQDRYNFSNGEKEKIESHHQNLTISKDTLQASYDLLVKATDELRASHTSLVQEKNDLEISCKNIRAERDLLEVKNHNLTIDMGAIQVDVDKLKKITPARKCSSGWTGFQYSCYFTSSGKSNWTAAREYCQNKGADLAIVKSQDEMLFVNGLYSNEKEVWIGLTDGGVEGEWKWVDGTPLTTTFWGKDQPNSFDGRNQDCVEFWHRTDGRGTWNDENCNIKQQFICEK; this is translated from the exons ATGAGTGTTGAGTACCGCTCTTCTACCGTGACAAACATGGACACTGATAACAGTAAAGTTGGCTATTGCCAACTTTTAGGAGATGGCAGCAAGTTCCGGTATTCAG TTCATGCATTAAGAAACAGCCCCTTCAGGGCCGCTACAGTTGGTCTTGGGCTGCTGTGTGTTCTCCTGTTGGCTGGGGTCATAGGTCAGAGTGTCCACT ATCAAAATGTAAAGCAAGACCATCAAAACAACCTAAAATCTGCGAGTGACGAGAAAGAGAAACTACAGGAGAACTTAAAGATgctgcaaaaggaaaaaaaaacacttgagacGAGCCGTGATGACTACgagcaaaaaaacactttcttgACAAAAAAGAGAGACCTGATACAGACCAACAACAATTTACTGaaggaggaaacaaacaaacttaaAACTAGCCAAAGCCAGTTGCAGGCCAGTAACGCCGCTTTCAGCAAAGAGATAGAAGAGCTGAAAGCCAGTAAAAACCAGTCAGAGACTAAAATCAATGACTTGTCTGCTGCCAAAGCCTATTTACAAAAGCAATATGATTCAGCAATCAAACTCAAAAATGAAGCATTGACCAGCCATGACTCACTGACCAAAGAAAGGAACAATTTACAGAACCAATTAAATAATGTAACCAGATTAAAAGACCGCCTGCACTTGAGTTACAGTAACTTGGTTCAGAAGGTGGAGCATTTGCAGGACAGATACAACTTCTCTAACGGTGAAAAGGAGAAGATAGAAAGCCATCACCAAAACCTGACCATATCAAAAGACACTCTGCAGGCCTCTTACGACCTGCTGGTGAAAGCCACCGATGAGCTGCGTGCTTCTCACACCTCCTTGGTTCAGGAAAAAAATGATCTGGAGATCAGTTGCAAAAATATACGAGCGGAAAGAGACCTGTTGGAGGTGAAAAATCACAACCTGACTATTGACATGGGCGCGATACAGGTGGATGTTGACAAACTGAAGAAAATCACCCCAG CGAGGAAGTGCTCCAGTGGCTGGACAGGCTTTCAGTACAGCTGCTACTTCACCTCTTCTGGCAAAAGCAACTGGACCGCGGCCAGAGAATACTGTCAAAACAAAGGCGCCGACCTGGCTATCGTAAAAAGTCAAGACGAAATG CTCTTCGTCAACGGCttgtattcaaatgaaaaagaggTCTGGATTGGATTAACTGATGGAGGAGTAGAGGGAGAGTGGAAATGGGTAGATGGAACACCATTGACCACCAC GTTCTGGGGCAAAGATCAGCCCAACAGCTTTGACGGGAGGAACCAGGACTGTGTGGAATTCTGGCACAGAACGGATGGGAGGGGCACCTGGAATGATGAGAATTGTAACATAAAACAACAGTTCATCTGTGAGAAGTAG
- the LOC120825805 gene encoding calcium-binding protein 2 isoform X1: protein MGNINKASKKNSKRMKGELPIEQSGTPLAAAMLGALGGAGDVDTDDEEEGGSEQDFDEPLCALVKNCNMLHNLVGPACIFLRRGFAQSQLDRDLRPEEMEELREAFREFDKDKDGFISCKDLGECMRTMGYMPTEMELIELSQQICGGRVDFEDFVDLMGPKMLAETADMIGVKELRDAFKEFDSDGDGQISLGELREAMKKLMGQQLNHREMDEVLRDVDLNGDGEVDFEEFVRMMSR, encoded by the exons CAAAAAAGAACAGTAAAAGGATGAAG GGGGAGTTGCCTATAGAACAAAGTGGCACCCCATTAGCTGCCGCCATGCTGGGGGCCCTCGGTGGCGCAGGTGATGTGGACacggatgatgaggaggagggaggcagcgagCAGGACTTTGATGAGCCGCTGTGCGCTCTGGTTAAGAACTGCAACATGCTGCACAACTTAGTGGGGCCTGCTTGCATCTTCCTCAGACGAGGCTTTGCACAGAGCCagctt GACAGAGATCTACGaccagaggagatggagg AGCTGCGTGAGGCCTTCAGGGAgtttgacaaagacaaggacGGCTTCATCAGCTGCAAGGACCTGGGCGAGTGCATGAGGACTATGGGATACATGCCGACAGAAATGGAATTGATAGAACTCAGCCAGCAGATCT GTGGCGGCAGAGTGGATTTTGAGGACTTTGTTGATCTGATGGGTCCTAAGATGCTCGCTGAGACTGCAGACATGATTGGAGTCAAGGAGCTGAGGGATGCCTTCAAAGAG TTTGACTCTGATGGCGATGGTCAAATCAGCCTTGGAGAGCTGAGGGAAGCCATGAAGAAGCTAATGGGGCAGCAGCTGAACCACCGCGAGATGGACGAGGTCCTGCGAGACGTTGACCTCAACGGGGACGGAGAGGTGGACTTTGAAG AGTTTGTGCGGATGATGTCTCGCTGA